From Solibaculum mannosilyticum:
AAATAATTCCCGGCTCTCCTCCGAGAGATCGCCGTAGGCAATGATAACTGCCTCTTTTTCGGCAACATTTCTTTGAAAATGATGAGTTTCCCCTTGGTACAAGCGGATAAACGCCTGTTGGACAGGCAGGGCACGTTCCAACATCGTTTTCATGACGATATCATAACTGCCGTAACAGATTTTACTGACATAGATCACCTTACTGCTTTGAGCAATCAGGGGATAAATGGAGACAGCGTCGTCCCGAATAACACATTTTCCAGGAGTCTTCACCCAGCAGCCAAAACAGCCGACACAATTTGAAATTTTTTTCTGCGATAAGTCAATATAGCGATTCTCAGCCTCATCCGGCAACGTTACATTTATTGGAACATCACTCATCAATAGATTCAATGCCATCATCTCCTCGCACAATGATTCTCTTTATACGAAACCATATTTCTCTTGATTTTGCAAGATGAAAATTCAGGATTTCCTATAGATAAAAGAAAAACTGCGATGAACCGTTGGCTCATCGCAGATGTAAGTTTTGCCTGATGTCGGAAAGAAAAAGGCACAGCGCCTTCCTCTAACAGATTACAGAAACTGACGGATATCACTTGTCAGCTTTTCTTCCAGATGAATCAATCGTTTGGCAATATCTTTAGAAACTTCGTCTGCAGCTTCGTATTCATTCAGGTATTTGTTCAGGGATTTGACTCCCATATTACAGCCGTCTGTCATCAAATCGGCAATCGTCTTATCGGACTCGTTCATGACCAACTTCATATTGGTTTTCATCCAGGACATGCCCTTGGCAATGGGATTGGGATCCTTACCTTCATCCTGGTATTGATCCAGCAATTCCTGGATTTCCGTATTAAGTTT
This genomic window contains:
- a CDS encoding flavodoxin family protein → MNLLMSDVPINVTLPDEAENRYIDLSQKKISNCVGCFGCWVKTPGKCVIRDDAVSIYPLIAQSSKVIYVSKICYGSYDIVMKTMLERALPVQQAFIRLYQGETHHFQRNVAEKEAVIIAYGDLSEESRELFQRLIARNSKNMVFKKWEIFFVSENEVENTVQREVDKWKK